A DNA window from Impatiens glandulifera chromosome 7, dImpGla2.1, whole genome shotgun sequence contains the following coding sequences:
- the LOC124909591 gene encoding probable terpene synthase 9: protein MMLISHSLQFPLALQPFSSSRFGVKTSYNNRGIIRPSSSINVNQISDQVGVDLRRSANYHPTIWDPKLIQSLTTTYTYELHGNRLDKLKEQVRTLLKSTKDVSILLKLIDSIQRSGVAYHFNHEIDAVCDHVLSCVSNGTGLSTTALRFRLLRQRGHFVNTNVFNEFKDENGNFLDSLSSDLEGLLNLYESSFIGMCGEDNDINEAKDFSMKHLKSFLLTNRDDRTAGIRNKVNDALSAPLHWRIPRLEARNFINLFKDDNGINSSILLDLATLDYNLVQSIHQEEVKELTKWWKKLGFEENLSFSRDRMMENYLWAMGFVYEPRYSNIRKTVTKYICIFSAIDDIFDIYGSLDELELFVKAVER, encoded by the exons ATGATGCTGATATCTCACAGCCTTCAGTTTCCGCTAGCACTCCAACCTTTTTCATCATCAAGATTTGGTGTGAAAACAAGTTATAATAACCGTGGAATTATAAGGCCATCATCATCCATCAATGTAAATCAAATTTCCGATCAGGTCGGCGTCGATCTCCGGCGATCAGCTAATTACCATCCCACCATTTGGGATCCAAAGCTTATTCAATCATTAACCACCACTTACACC TATGAACTACACGGAAACAGATTGGATAAGTTGAAGGAGCAAGTTAGAACGTTGCTAAAATCCACCAAGGACGTGTCAATCCTCTTGAAGCTCATCGACTCTATCCAACGGTCTGGAGTAGCTTACCATTTCAATCATGAAATAGACGCCGTTTGTGACCACGTCTTGTCGTGTGTCTCCAATGGCACTGGTCTTTCAACAACCGCGCTGCGGTTTCGTCTTCTACGACAACGTGGTCATTTCGTAAACACAA ATGTTTTCAATGAATTCAAGGACGAAAATGGGAACTTCTTGGATAGCTTGAGTAGTGATCTAGAAGGGCTCTTGAATTTATATGAATCATCATTTATTGGGATGTGCGGGGAAGACAACGACATAAATGAAGCCAAAGATTTTAGCATGAAACATCTCAAGTCGTTTCTATTAACCAATAGAGATGACCGTACTGCGGGCATCCGAAACAAAGTAAATGATGCGTTATCGGCCCCCTTGCATTGGAGGATTCCAAGATTGGAAGCGAGAAACTTCATTAATCTATTCAAAGACGACAACGGGATAAATTCATCTATTCTTCTTGATTTGGCAACTTTAGATTACAATCTTGTACAATCAATACATCAAGAGGAGGTTAAAGAACTAACCAA ATGGTGGAAAAAATTAGGTTTTGAAGAAAACTTGAGTTTTTCTCGGGATCGAATGATGGAGAACTATTTATGGGCAATGGGATTTGTGTATGAACCTCGATACTCAAATATTAGGAAAACTGTCACTAAATACATTTGCATTTTTAGCGCCATCGATGATATCTTTGATATATATGGATCACTCGATGAGCTAGAGCTCTTCGTGAAAGCAGTTGAACGGTAA
- the LOC124909593 gene encoding probable terpene synthase 9, translating to MDDLPQYMKICYLAMYNFGNETSYDVLRDHNRVVIEFVKNEWERLCRSYLTEARWFYGGYEPSPEEYMENAWISVGGHGAIVHACLLLGLSPLNESSLDSFSTLSGPLYWSCLITRLSNDMGTSKVEIARGDVPKFIQNYMMHKSVSEKEAMNIINCMIKHSWKKLNETNIKRSCHAIVTTLSLNMTRAALSIYQHGDGIGTSTGLTKDRLTSLIVEQIPI from the exons ATGGATGACCTCCCACAATACATGAAGATATGTTACTTAGCCATGTACAACTTTGGAAATGAAACATCATATGATGTTCTAAGAGATCACAACAGGGTTGTTATAGAGTTTGTTAAAAATGAG TGGGAAAGACTTTGTAGATCGTATCTAACTGAAGCGAGATGGTTCTACGGTGGATATGAGCCATCACCAGAGGAGTACATGGAAAATGCATGGATTTCAGTTGGCGGTCACGGGGCTATAGTCCATGCTTGCCTACTTTTAGGGCTATCCCCTCTTAATGAGTCATCTCTTGATAGTTTTAGTACTTTGTCTGGGCCTCTTTATTGGTCATGTCTAATAACAAGGCTAAGTAATGATATGGGTACATCCAAg GTTGAAATTGCTAGAGGGGATGTGCCAAAATTCATTCAGAATTACATGATGCATAAGAGTGTGTCTGAAAAGGAAGCCATGAACATTATAAATTGCATGATCAAACATTCATGGAAAAAGCTTAATGAGACAAATATAAAGAGGTCTTGTCATGCAATTGTCACAACTTTGTCGCTCAACATGACACGTGCCGCTTTATCGATATACCAACATGGGGATGGGATTGGAACCTCTACCGGATTGACCAAAGATCGCTTAACTTCATTGATTGTGGAACAAATtccaatttaa